The following are from one region of the Coffea eugenioides isolate CCC68of chromosome 2, Ceug_1.0, whole genome shotgun sequence genome:
- the LOC113761280 gene encoding uncharacterized protein LOC113761280 has translation MAENGAATNSSSPPLFDIAHHLPLRLIRSEIIPPAPNLTNSASGPAIDWLYDFAGYTWIAYGASSLLVISHFPNPLSHSETLIGPIFRQVFQLSIDGTGIVSAVSWSPATPSAGDLAAALDNCIGVFSYNSDIPPSNSSFCWSQSAILVQSTKAEVIQWTVSGDGIIVGGIEIVLWRKREKSWERAWKFKRTVPHTLVSASWSIEGPLATAPFGKLQVGILSSPVNEACNSVAVNFGHGDSKFFQSELRHPLPISMIQWRPSTGRPLNGDVRQPPRLMLLTSCFDGSVRLWSQSDDGKVKKGGKDSCDHAMTKLSFRVVAVIEVNQALNGTLGSTVFVTWATEIDSIARPQFFSPDCQYNKTGYCEWLIGFGPQLTVTLWAIHCLDEFSPLRFPRVTLWKRQELISPQVGSGGLLLNKVFIKRNKMFTPPTMCSLLQVLPCNSLALLHSHSQASPDAQDRSTNNCYDKDLLSSCASGILDIDSHTGTILKVVVHPYLFEAGLAASLDTNGLLLFWSLSTASNGVAGLRTLNPSCKLYRRSVFSETHAKCTSLAWAPAIFNEVRVLVMGHAGGIDCFIVKVMDNEEDKIAVHRLCTIQYGSQDFDRGPTTLSSIPVLSACNRTSVSGSFMVIAVWKNSFQALSWNITIHHCDLLRNCFECGCNIGDTTENNLWTFESDFSETRYFISIHPYSSILPAPYDEDMISSFAVVHPSNFFSFEEQGWSSADEFSPSYSTYHMVTGCSDGTVKLWRSLPANLSSPKSLWDLVGVIAAHQGPVLAISPSVCGQKIATVSHAGCLSSASTVHVWECVHFGTGGKFILEDTICFEGEVVALNWLMLGDGHLLLGVCSQNELKIYAQRRCGGQDSLKSEEHVEGNIWVCIAVTSKYPVIQDFFWGPKATVGVLHHDYFSLFSPFSLLDKKNLLFCCPKSTHPSILNDGCNEYLLPAVFIDSDICGTEGSSVEDCGQQLKPRPSVNMIAEDNLLPFLDVERSKQNLKFDSLINFWSLSEVSQKLGGSLSAFHPEALLLNISKGNWKRAYVTLQYVLENIASAKIHGKMYCFGKGGHVVSQVPLSNYLEGLLFSSSGDKSFQQNGAADSIASSSQFQKGAFAFGSSWAQSANALPSFSVRSEPTDFVDVLGKLYESAGITNTEKMQMHAIIDILQEVINHHTVSVYGSLDEPGRRFWVAVRFQLQYFAKIYGRLPLAGELVVSSEQIGWAFHSDCEENLFDSLLSNEPSWQEMRDVGVGYWYTNTSQLRLKMEKLARQQYLKAKDPKACILLYIALNRIQVLAGLFKMSKDEKDKPLVGFLSRNFQDEKNRAAALKNAYVLMGKHQLELAIAFFLLGGDTYSAVNVCAKNLGDEQLALVICRLVEGYGGPLEHQLISKIILPSAVSRGDYWLASLFEWILGNYTKAYLSMFGDQTSLINKESAVSTSKKSLLDPSIGQYCLMLANKTNMKNAIGEQKAAVLSRWAVLISAIALSRCGLPLEALECLSSCRNALGAQNQGTVLENGDVELLNQVLELSPVGDSSNWTFCDLAKQKELLAKSDLAMQYLSQLLKEHPSWGDIMVPFGGCNYMESAYEEYKRSVENFYGKLTVTLEYFQQKFSLNPFHLIDKIVLFLHNNGLQYIGYHIFRVCGSRFLSPEQSCRFDAFLSHPHKLLFRMTEEVLTVSRFIVSSSLSCSHLKVSSTKSGIATETCSHLLVALEFYQWNLIRSLQCIRATLKLFFGSSTEDILHMPLTVIDLAEYYVYFASSWSQMNLSHLALISKPILKRFSQEDTPQEILKDVNKILSEIRKILADELPLNDIGAFEINEEMQHEQAGDILVKIPEDDRWLVIVVSFWGQISSFLKHLLDLLIEVLEESSSVQSPRGFPLPTVPTLSVVGADGKDVQLPTAVLPFSKLLDVTCSHISFYCAKQLASYLLLKGDTRITTILLSTEKDYSESFSQSKYFSQRVDTVDMWENEADLSPHEIFWHICADPKIFPGFVRENLKWFECIKKKSSRGWVDVYVSILREYEGGEIDREDDRLGSPCKAAGSPVACLTPNEHPFIASGGKDTEKVVPFNTPAEIYKRSGELLEALCINSIDQRQAALATNRKGIICFNLEDGLPCGDESKYVWADADWPHNGWAGSESTPVPTCVYPGVGLGSRKGARLGLGGATVGAGLFAESGKELKDGGAFGLPGYSGMVGSSLGWGVQADFEQFVDPIPTVGSVNASSFSTHPSRPLFLVGSSNTHVYLWEFGKDRATATYGVLPAANVPPPYALASISAVRFDHCGHRFVTAAQDGTVCTWQLEVGGRSNVGPTESSICFDNHTSDVTYVTPSGSIIAAAGYSSTGINVVIWDTLAPTATSRASIMCHEGGARSLSVFDHNLGSGSVSPLIVTGGKAGDVGLHDFRYIATGRTKKHKHTDNIEQNVNLSSTEDMHNKTGDQNRNGMLWYIPKAHAASVTKISTIPNTSYFLTGSKDGDVKLWDAKRARLVFHWPRLHERHTFLQPSSRGFGGVFRAAVTDIQVVSHGFLTCGGDGTVKLIKLKDFSHF, from the exons TGATATTGCCCACCACTTACCTCTCCGTCTAATTAGATCGGAGATCATCCCTCCGGCCCCGAATCTAACCAATTCAGCATCCGGACCGGCTATTGACTGGTTATACGACTTCGCCGGCTACACATGGATCGCCTACGGAGCATCTTCTCTCTTAGTCATCTCTCACTTCCCCAATCCACTTTCCCACTCCGAGACCCTCATCGGTCCAATTTTCCGCCAGGTCTTCCAGCTCTCCATCGACGGCACGGGCATTGTATCAGCAGTCTCTTGGTCCCCTGCTACACCTTCCGCTGGTGACCTAGCTGCGGCATTGGATAATTGCATTGGAGTATTCTCTTATAATTCCGATATTCCTCCTTCTAATA GTTCTTTTTGTTGGAGCCAGAGTGCAATTCTTGTACAATCTACCAAGGCAGAGGTGATACAATGGACTGTTTCAGGAGATGGGATAATTGTAGGAGGCATTGAGATAGTCTTatggagaaagagagagaaatccTGGGAAAGGGCTTGGAAATTCAAGCGAACAGTGCCTCACACTCTTGTTTCTGCTAGCTGGTCAATTGAAGGACCTCTGGCAACAGCTCCTTTTGGTAAATTGCAGGTCGGAATTTTGTCTTCTCCAGTAAATGAGGCATGCAATTCTGTTGCGGTGAATTTTGGCCATGGAgattccaaattttttcaatcTGAGCTTCGTCATCCATTGCCAATATCGATGATCCAATGGAGACCATCAACTGGAAGACCACTAAATGGAGATGTCAGACAACCACCAAGGTTGATGTTATTAACAAGCTGTTTTGATGGCAGTGTGAGACTATGGAGTCAGAGTGATGATGGGAAGGTCAAAAAAGGTGGCAAGGACAGCTGTGATCATGCAATGACAAAGTTATCCTTTCGAGTTGTTGCTGTAATTGAGGTAAACCAAGCACTCAATGGAACTTTAGGCTCCACTGTATTTGTCACTTGGGCTACTGAAATCGACAGTATTGCTCGCCCCCAGTTTTTCTCCCCTGATTGTCAATACAATAAGACTGGCTATTGTGAATGGTTAATTGGGTTTGGTCCTCAATTAACAGTTACCCTCTGGGCTATTCACTGTCTTGATGAATTTTCTCCACTGAGATTTCCCCGGGTCACATTATGGAAAAGACAAGAATTAATCAGTCCTCAAGTGGGATCTGGAGGATTGCTACTCAATAAAGTATTCATCAAGAGAAATAAAATGTTTACCCCACCAACAATGTGTTCTTTGCTTCAAGTATTACCCTGTAATTCTCTGGCTCTTTTGCACTCACATTCACAAGCATCACCTGATGCACAAGATAGATCTACAAATAATTGTTACGATAAAGACTTATTATCATCCTGTGCCTCCGGAATTCTGGATATTGATAGTCACACTGGGACTATATTAAAGGTTGTAGTTCATCCTTATCTATTCGAAGCTGGACTTGCTGCTTCTTTGGATACAAATGGACTGCTTCTCTTTTGGTCACTTTCCACTGCTTCTAATGGTGTTGCTGGCTTGCGGACATTGAATCCCTCATGCAAACTTTATAGGAGAAGTGTTTTTTCTGAAACTCATGCAAAGTGCACTAGTTTGGCATGGGCACCTGCTATCTTCAATGAGGTTCGGGTTCTTGTCATGGGGCATGCTGGAGGTATTGATTGCTTTATAGTAAAGGTTATGGACAATGAAGAAGACAAAATTGCTGTCCACCGTTTATGTACAATCCAATATGGCAGTCAAGACTTTGATAGAGGGCCAACTACTCTTAGTTCAATTCCTGTGCTTTCAGCCTGTAATAGAACATCTGTTTCTGGTAGTTTTATGGTAATAGCTGTATGGAAGAACAGTTTTCAGGCTTTGTCATGGAACATAACAATCCATCATTGTGATTTGTTGAGAAACTGTTTCGAGTGCGGTTGCAACATTGGTGATACTACTGAGAACAATTTGTGGACATTTGAGAGTGATTTTTCTGAAACGAGATACTTCATTTCTATTCATCCTTACTCATCCATACTTCCTGCTCCATATGACGAGGATATGATTTCAAGTTTTGCGGTGGTCCATCCTAGTAACTTTTTCTCATTTGAAGAACAAGGATGGAGTTCTGCTGATGAATTTAGCCCCAGCTACTCCACATATCACATGGTCACAGGTTGTAGTGATGGTACTGTAAAACTATGGAGAAGTTTGCCTGCAAATTTATCCAGTCCAAAATCACTCTGGGATCTTGTTGGTGTGATTGCTGCACATCAAGGCCCAGTTTTGGCTATATCGCCTAGTGTTTGTGGACAAAAGATTGCAACTGTCTCCCATGCGGGATGCTTAAGTAGTGCAAGTACTGTACATGTATGGGAATGTGTGCACTTTGGGACTGGTGGCAAGTTTATACTAGAGGATACAATATGTTTTGAGGGAGAAGTTGTTGCTTTGAATTGGTTGATGCTGGGCGATGGCCATTTATTATTGGGTGTCTGCTCACAAAATGAACTTAAGATCTATGCTCAAAGACGCTGTGGAGGACAGGATAGTTTGAAGTCAGAAGAACATGTTGAAGGAAATATTTGGGTTTGTATTGCGGTAACTTCTAAATATCCTGTTATTCAGGACTTCTTTTGGGGACCCAAAGCTACTGTCGGGGTTTTACACCATGACTATTTTTCTCTCTTCAGTCCTTTCTCACTCTTGGATAAAAAGAATCTGCTGTTTTGTTGCCCAAAAAGTACTCATCCTTCCATTTTGAATGATGGTTGCAATGAGTATTTGCTCCCTGCTGTTTTCATTGATTCTGACATTTGTGGTACTGAAGGATCATCAGTTGAGGACTGTGGTCAACAACTCAAACCCCGGCCTTCTGTGAATATGATTGCAGAAGATAATCTCCTCCCATTCTTAGATGTGGAGAGGAGTAAACAGAACTTGAAATTTGATTCTCTCATTAATTTTTGGAGCTTATCAGAAGTATCACAGAAGCTGGGAGGATCTCTATCTGCTTTTCATCCTGAGGCACTTCTTCTGAACATAAGTAAAG GTAACTGGAAACGGGCATATGTGACTTTGCAGTATGTTCTTGAGAACATTGCATCCGCTAAAATACATGGGAAAATGTATTGCTTTGGGAAAGGTGGCCATGTTGTTTCTCAGGTTCCTTTGTCAAATTATCTTGAAGGGCTGCTTTTTTCAAGCTCAGGTGATAAATCATTTCAGCAGAATGGAGCAGCAGATAGCATTGCATCATCTTCCCAGTTTCAGAAAGGAGCCTTTGCATTTGGCTCCAGTTGGGCCCAGAGTGCTAATGCACTCCCCTCATTTTCAGTGAGATCTGAACCTACAGACTTCGTTGATGTTCTGGGAAAGCTGTATGAGTCTGCTGGCATAACCAATACTGAAAAGATGCAGATGCATGCTATCATTGATATCCTGCAAGAAGTTATTAATCACCACACTGTTTCTGTTTATGGAAGCCTCGATGAACCTGGTCgaag GTTTTGGGTTGCAGTGAGGTTTCAACTGCAATATTTTGCAAAGATATATGGTAGGTTACCTTTGGCAGGAGAGTTAGTTGTTTCATCAGAGCAGATTGGATGGGCCTTTCACTCAGATTGTgaagaaaacttgtttgattCTCTTTTATCTAACGAGCCATCTTGGCAAGAAATGCGTGATGTTGGTGTTGGATATTGGTATACAAACACATCACAATTGAGATTGAAG ATGGAAAAGCTGGCCAGACAACAGTATTTGAAAGCTAAAGATCCCAAGGCTTGTATACTTCTTTACATAGCATTGAATAGGATTCAAGTTCTGGCTGGCCTTTTTAAAATGAGCAAGGACGAAAAGGACAAGCCTCTGGTGGGGTTTCTTTCACGCAATTTCCAG GATGAAAAGAATAGGGCAGCTGCTTTGAAAAATGCTTATGTTTTAATGGGAAAACATCAGCTGGAGCTTGCTATTGCTTTTTTTTTGCTTGGAGGGGATACATATTCAGCAGTGAATGTCTGTGCAAAAAACCTTGGGGATGAACAACTTGCTTTGGTAATTTGTCGTCTTGTTGAGGGGTATGGTGGACCATTAGAGCATCAACTTATTTCAAAAATCATCCTCCCATCTGCAGTTTCAAGAGGTGATTACTGGCTCGCAAGTCTTTTTGAG TGGATATTAGGAAATTATACAAAAGCATATCTTTCAATGTTTGGTGACCAGACAAGTTTAATAAACAAGGAGTCAGCTGTCTCAACTAGTAAGAAGTCTCTTCTGGACCCAAGTATTGGTCAGTACTGCCTGATGTTGGCAAACAAGACAAACATGAAGAACGCCATTGGGGAGCAAAAAGCGGCAGTTCTCAGTCGGTGGGCAGTATTGATAAGTGCTATTGCATTAAGCAGATGCGGGTTGCCT CTTGAAGCGTTGGAGTGCCTTTCATCATGTCGCAATGCTTTAGGTGCGCAAAATCAAGGAACTGTGTTAGAGAACGGTGATGTTGAGCTTCTGAATCAAGTTCTGGAGCTATCCCCAGTTGGAGATTCCTCAAACTGGACATTTTGTGATCTGGCTAAGCAGAAAGAATTACTTGCAAAATCAGATTTGGCTATGCAGTACCTGTCACAATTGTTAAAGGAACATCCAAGCTGGGGGGATATTATGGTACCGTTTGGTGGATGTAATTATATGGAGTCTGCTTATGAAGAATACAAGAGATctgttgaaaatttttatgGAAAATTAACGGTGACATTGGAATATTTCCAGCAGAAGTTCTCCTTGAATCCTTTCCATCTCATTGACAAG ATCGTATTATTCTTGCATAACAATGGCCTTCAATATATTGGATACCACATATTTCGTGTGTGTGGCTCCAGATTCCTATCACCAGAACAATCATGTAGATTTGATGCTTTCCTTTCTCACCCGCACAAGCTACTTTTTAGGATGACTGAAGAAGTCTTGACAGTATCAAGATTTATTGTTTCCAGTAGCTTAAGTTGCTCTCATTTGAAAGTGTCTTCCACCAAGAGTGGAATTGCTACTGAAACTTGTTCTCACTTGTTGGTAGCTTTGGAGTTTTATCAATGGAATCTCATACGGTCATTACAGTGCATTAGAGCCACACTGAAGTTGTTTTTTGGCTCATCAACTGAAGATATCCTGCATATGCCTTTGACAGTTATTGACTTAGCTGAATACTATGTCTATTTTGCATCTTCCTGGAGCCAAATGAACTTGAGTCATCTTGCTCTGATCTCGAAGCCTATTTTAAAGAGATTTAGTCAAGAAGATACTCCTCAGGAGATCTTAAAGGACGTAAACAAAATTCTTTCTGAGATTAGAAAGATTTTGGCTGATGAGTTACCATTGAATGATATCGGAGCTTTTGAAATCAACGAAGAGATGCAACATGAACAAGCTGGAGATATCTTAGTAAAGATACCTGAAGATGATAGATGGCTAGTTATTGTCGTGTCTTTTTGGGGCCAAATTTCTAGTTTTCTTAAGCATCTGCTTGATTTGCTCATCGAAGTACTTGAAGAAAGCTCTTCTGTTCAATCTCCAAGGGGGTTCCCCCTCCCGACAGTGCCAACTTTATCTGTAGTTGGAGCTGATGGGAAAGATGTACAATTACCAACTGCTGTTTTACCATTTTCCAAGCTATTGGATGTAACATGTTCAcatatttctttttattgtgCAAAACAATTAGCTTCATACTTGCTGCTGAAAGGAGATACAAGAATTACAACCATACTTTTAAGCACAGAAAAAGATTATTCTGAATCTTTTTCCCAATCCAAGTACTTTAGTCAAAGAGTTGACACTGTAGATATGTGGGAGAATGAAGCTGATTTATCACCACATGAGATTTTCTGGCATATCTGTGCTGATCCGAAAATATTTCCTGGTTTTGTGAGAGAAAATTTGAAGTGGTTTGAGTGCATTAAAAAGAAGTCTTCCAGAGGCTGGGTTGATGTGTATGTAAGTATTCTGAGGGAATACGAGGGTGGGGAAATTGATCGAGAAGATGATAGACTTGGAAGTCCTTGTAAAGCTGCTGGATCACCTGTTGCATGTCTGACCCCAAATGAGCATCCCTTCATTGCTTCTGGGGGAAAAGACACAGAGAAAGTTGTTCCTTTTAATACTCCTGCAGAAATATATAAGAGAAGTGGAGAACTTTTGGAG GCTTTGTGCATCAACTCCATTGATCAGCGTCAAGCTGCTCTTGCCACCAATAGGAAG GGGATAATATGCTTCAACTTGGAAGATGGGCTACCTTGTGGAGATGAATCTAAATATGTCTGGGCAGATGCTGACTGGCCCCACAATGGGTGGGCCGGATCTGAGTCTACTCCTGTCCCAACATGTGTTTATCCTGGAGTTGGTCTTGGAAGCAGAAAGGGAGCTCGCCTTGGGTTAGGCGGCGCAACTGTTGGTGCTGGCCTTTTTGCAGAGTCAGGTAAAGAGCTAAAGGATGGTGGAGCATTTGGACTTCCGGGTTATTCTGGCATGGTTGGATCCAGCCTTGGATGGGGGGTTCAGGCAGATTTTGAACAATTCGTTGATCCAATTCCTACTGTTGGAAGTGTGAATGCCAGTTCATTCTCAACTCATCCTTCAAGGCCACTCTTCCTGGTTGGTTCCAGCAACACGCATGTATATTTATGGGAG TTTGGTAAGGATAGAGCAACTGCTACATATGGGGTGCTTCCTGCTGCAAATGTTCCTCCACCGTATGCCCTTGCATCCATCTCTGCTGTAAGGTTTGACCACTGTGGACACAGATTTGTGACTGCTGCACAAGATGGAACTGTTTGCACATGGCAGCTAGAAGTTGGAGGAAGGAGCAATGTTGGTCCAACAGAATCCTCTATCTGCTTTGACAATCATACATC GGATGTCACTTATGTTACTCCTAGTGGGTCAATCATTGCGGCAGCTGGGTATAGCTCTACTGGCATCAATGTGGTTATTTGGGATACACTTGCTCCGACAGCTACTTCACGGGCTTCTATAATGTGTCATGAAG GTGGTGCACGCTCCCTTTCTGTCTTTGATCATAATCTTGGAAGTGGTTCTGTTTCTCCCCTTATTGTCACGGGTGGAAAAGCTGGTGATGTTGGACTGCATGACTTCCGCTACATAGCTACTGGAAGGACAAAGAAGCACAAGCATACAGACAACATTGAGCAAAATGTCAATCTGTCTTCCACTGAAGACATGCACAACAAAACTGGAGACCAGAACAGAAATGGGATGCTCTGGTATATACCAAAGGCACATGCAG CGAGCGTGACCAAAATATCTACCATCCCAAATACAAGTTATTTCCTGACGGGAAGCAAGGATGGAGATGTAAAACTCTGGGATGCCAAGAGGGCCAGATTAGTATTTCATTGGCCAAGATTGCATGAAAGGCACACTTTTCTGCAACCAAGCTCCCGTGGTTTTGGAGGAGTTTTTCGG GCGGCTGTTACTGATATTCAAGTTGTTTCTCATGGTTTCCTTACATGTGGTGGAGATGGTACCGTAAAGTTGATTAAGCTGAAAGATTTTTCTCACTTCTGA
- the LOC113763107 gene encoding uncharacterized protein LOC113763107 isoform X8 — protein MDSDKMIFERLQREFEAAIASQTQEISLDGEQWNDGLLATIRERVHMEAERKAMQLPGDTSMLHGLPFHDKITYKVANKIICCLEGARIGIQYETTFAGEPCELFHCVLESKSFLEKMTVLEHTVPFFLPIREAENEFLSSNAMKFIDHVGDLLQAYVDRREQVRLIKELYGNQIKELYHSLPYHMVEFLLDDYDCKVTVSLRYADLVSILPTGVSVLAWPMHRNFMNKKGGGPLGSKTIPERLSYAEDALRTMSLPEAYAEIVLNLPHTLQEIYPHNASS, from the exons AAATTTCTTTAGATGGTGAGCAGTGGAATGATGGATTATTGGCTACAATAAGGGAGCGG GTTCATATGGAGGCTGAAAGAAAGGCAATGCAATTGCCAGGGGATACAAGCATGTTGCATGGTCTTCCTTTTCATGATAAAATCACTTACAAAGTTGCAAACAAG ATTATCTGTTGTTTGGAAGGAGCAAGGATCGGCATACAGTATGAGACAACATTTGCAG GAGAACCCTGTGAATTGTTCCACTGTGTGCTTGAAAGCAAGTCATTTCTTGAAAAGATGACTGTCCTTGAGCATACAGTACCTTTTTTCCTACCAATACGTGAAGCTGAAAATGAGTTTCTCTCTTCAAATGCGATG AAATTCATAGATCATGTAGGAGATCTATTGCAGGCCTATGTTGATAGGCGTGAACAG GTTCGCCTTATCAAGGAATTATACGGAAATCAAATCAAAGAACTTTACCATAGTCTTCCGTACCACATGGTTGAATTTTTGCTTGACGATTATGATTG TAAGGTGACAGTAAGTCTTAGATATGCAGATCTTGTCTCTATACTTCCAACTGGAGTCAGTGTCCTGGCATGGCCAATGCACAGGAATTTCATGAACAAGAAGGGAGGCGGACCATTAGGGAGTAAAACCATTCCAGAAAGGCTGTCTTATGCAGAGGATGCTTTACGAACCATGAGTTTACCTGAAG CTTACGCAGAGATTGTTTTGAACCTCCCTCATACTCTGCAGGAGATATATCCGCACAATGCTTCTTCATAA
- the LOC113762025 gene encoding uncharacterized protein LOC113762025 — protein MPVMEKLKMFVVQEPVVAASCLIGGIGLFLPAVVRPILDSFESSKQVPQPVLSDVVAGMTGKK, from the exons ATGCCGGTGATGGAGAAGCTGAAAATGTTCGTGGTCCAAGAGCCCGTCGTTGCCGCATCTTGCCTCATCGGCGGCATTG GTCTCTTTCTTCCAGCAGTGGTGAGGCCTATACTAGACTCCTTTGAATCATCGAAGCAGGTCCCTCAACCTGTTTTGAGTGAT GTGGTTGCTGGTATGACTGGTAAAAAGTAA
- the LOC113763175 gene encoding uncharacterized protein At4g00950: MEPDTSSTPKLPLFSMATVQSPEHSGMLTPPLYTSASVPFRWEEEPGKPRPCTALITLPTSTTTESPRCLDLPPRLFLEPSKITKTPSPTTVLEGPYVLGRPKFTSSSFRFFRERQGSFDSSSSKSPERGQLSSMVLGKKLHKGRGLFGSWRQKTPKFRSGKREAGGSCSFVHPSSVSGDGADAGSDDGNIPRVKIGRIRRNGSFSSLSQAKSQFWAAVYEGFKQVLPWKSRKSKKGVL; this comes from the exons ATGGAACCTGATACCAGTTCCACACCAAAGCTTCCTCTATTCTCAATGGCAACCGTGCAATCACCTGAGCATTCAGGTATGCTAACCCCACCTCTATACACCTCAGCTTCAGTTCCATTTAGGTGGGAGGAAGAGCCCGGAAAACCTAGACCCTGCACCGCTCTCATCACTCTTCCCACCAGCACCACCACAGAGTCCCCCAGGTGCTTAGACCTGCCCCCTAGGCTATTCTTGGAGCCCAGCAAGATTACAAAAACACCCTCCCCCACCACAGTGCTGGAGGGCCCTTATGTGTTGGGCAGGCCTAAGTTCACCTCATCCTCATTCAGATTCTTCAGGGAGCGACAAGGGTCATTTGACAGTAGTAGCAGTAAGAGTCCCGAGAGAGGTCAACTCAGTAGTATGGTACTTGGCAAGAAACTGCACAAGGGAAGAGGACTCTTCGGTTCCTGGAGGCAAAAGACACCTAAATTTAGGTCTGGAAAGAGGGAAGCTGGGGGAAGTTGTAGCTTCGTCCATCCATCTTCAGTCTCAGGAGATGGTGCAGACGCTGGAAGTGATGATGGCAATATTCCCAGGGTTAAGATTGGGAGAATAAGAAGAAATGGAAGCTTTTCAAGTCTCTCTCAAGCCAAGTCTCAATTTTGG GCTGCAGTGTACGAGGGATTTAAGCAAGTGCTTCCGTGGAAGAGCAGAAAATCAAAGAAAGGAGTTCTGTAG
- the LOC113761424 gene encoding uncharacterized protein LOC113761424 — MAVAEARAAWQRTVNRCLVQEDAKRAPKLAYCPLASPFVREVEVGPANAVEAQDISSVAFPPFNRSTSFSNLSPNSKWWLQLPSNYWHQRGLTDEQLNCTDSEMETFHGRTSSALKMPESEDGSALFYDSIETESFVDSDLRILSTGLKKDTEVGDKDLTPMNKLNPQCSPKLEDVGDLYERAEIGTYGCTVSKKKNELFPDSESPWIGDEKIGPWWRTADQDELALLVSRGSFGLIENCDLPQPQNTCVEREAFVDLCCFDHDRACISPTDPKHPGCHHDLIVHKQSSIASQSDCQKQRLSVDEQLQCSTITSLRDSSNQDAILRSIASDSDSSKAQLLEALRHSQTRAREAEKAAKQAYAEKEHVVKLVFKQASQLFAYKQWFQLMQLENLCYQIKNNKGQPISTLFPVMLPWVPQKTRKLRKNWQKAARGKRAKRGRPRSDISRYAVVFALGLSLVGAGLLLGWTVGWMLPTF, encoded by the exons ATGGCAGTTGCAGAAGCAAGGGCTGCTTGGCAGAGAACGGTTAATCGCTGCTTGGTCCAAGAAGATGCTAAACGAGCTCCTAAATTAGCTTACTGCCCACTAGCGTCACCCTTTGTCAGAGAGGTTGAAGTGGGACCTGCAAATGCTGTTGAGGCACAGGACATTTCCAGTGTAGCTTTCCCCCCTTTCAATCGGAGCACTTCATTTTCTAATTTGTCGCCAAACTCAAAATGGTGGCTGCAGCTTCCATCAAATTATTGGCATCAAAGGGGTTTAACAGATGAACAATTAAACTGCACAGATTCAGAAATGGAAACTTTCCATGGTCGTACAAGCTCAGCCCTTAAAATGCCAGAAAGTGAGGATGGCAgtgcattgttttatgactcgatAGAGACTGAATCTTTTGTTGATTCTGATTTAAGAATCCTTAGCACTGGTCTAAAGAAGGATACTGAAGTCGGAGACAAGGACTTGACACCTATGAATAAGCTGAATCCCCAATGTTCTCCTAAGCTTGAGGATGTAGGGGATTTGTATGAAAGAGCAGAGATAGGTACATATGGTTGTACAGtttccaagaaaaaaaatgaactgtTTCCTGATTCTGAATCGCCTTGGATTGGAGATGAGAAAATTGGGCCATGGTGGCGCACAGCTGACCAAGATGAACTGGCTTTATTGGTTTCACGGGGGTCTTTTGGACTTATTGAAAATTGTGATCTTCCCCAGCCTCAGAACACGTGTGTTGAGAGGGAAGCTTTTGTTGATCTATGCTGTTTTGATCATGATAGGGCTTGTATCTCTCCTACAGATCCAAAACATCCTGGATGTCATCATGATTTAATTGTCCATAAGCAGAGTAGCATTGCATCGCAAAGTGATTGTCAAAAACAGCGGTTGTCAGTTGATGAACAATTGCAGTGTTCTACTATTACATCATTAAG AGATAGCTCAAATCAAGATGCTATACTTAGAAGCATTGCATCTGATAGCGATTCCAGTAAGGCTCAACTACTGGAAGCTCTGCGCCATTCTCAAACACGTGCAAGAGAAGCTGAGAAGGCTGCAAAGCAAGCATATGCAGAGAAAGAGCATGTAGTCAAGCTTGTTTTCAAACAGGCATCTCAACTATTTGCTTACAAGCAGTGGTTTCAACTTATGCAACTAGAGAATCTCTGCTATCAGATTAAAAACAACAAAGGCCAGCCAATTTCAACTCTTTTTCCTGTCATGTTGCCCTGGGTGCCTCAGAAGACCAGAAAATTGCGGAAGAATTGGCAGAAAGCCGCCAGGGGAAAAAGGGCCAAGAGGGGACGTCCTAGAAGTGACATAAGCAGATATGCAGTAGTTTTTGCATTAGGATTGAGTCTTGTTGGTgctggtttactcttgggatgGACTGTTGGGTGGATGTTACCGACATTTTGA